In a genomic window of Diorhabda carinulata isolate Delta chromosome 8, icDioCari1.1, whole genome shotgun sequence:
- the LOC130897350 gene encoding proton-coupled amino acid transporter-like protein CG1139 isoform X1, with protein sequence MSFYQKNEFLGDGRTESYSSFAGAISSREQLTHKDKDNGINPVELKDFQKSIEAGEYDPYIYREVKHPTTNMETLFHLLKGSLGTGILAMPLAFYHSGYLLGIIATALIGLLCTHCIHILIKCEYELCKRKKVPVMTYPATAEAALQEGPEFFQKFSSIAPHMVNIFLLIYQLGTGTVYTVFIGENIKEVLLSHGVSIDSRWVMFAALMPLILLNYVRNLKYLAPLSTTANFVTIASFGIIGYYMFSREFSFEGKEAFGEMKNYPLYFGTVLFALEAIGVIMPLENEMKTPQYFGSTLGVLNIGMAVIVLLYTSMGFFGYIAYGDKVGGSISYTIGNELPAQICKIMLSFAIYITHGLQMYPAIDTVWNQYLKTWIGKSDLLLFWEYLTRTLMVLFCFGLAIAVPYIELFISLFGALTLSALGLAIPAILDLSTYWDDFQGIRGILIISKNCLIILIGVFGLVIGTTTSLGEIYKKFAPT encoded by the exons ATgagtttttatcaaaagaatGAATTCCTAGGAGACGGCAGGACTGAAAGTTATAGCAG TTTCGCAGGAGCAATTAGCTCTCGAGAGCAGCTAACGCATAAAGACAAAGATAATGGTATAAATCCTGTAGAATTAAAAGACTTCCAGAAGTCCATAGAAGCCGGCGAATATGACCCTTACATCTATAGAGAAGTAAAGCATCCCACAAC GAATATGGAAACTTTGTTTCACCTTCTTAAAGGAAGTTTGGGAACTGGCATCCTTGCCATGCCCTTAGCATTTTACCATTCAGGATATCTCTTAGGAATCATAGCTACAGCTCTTATAGGACTTTTATGTACGCATTGTATACACATATTGATTAAATGCGAATATGAACTATGTAAAAGGAAGAAAGTACCTGTGATGACTTATCCAGCTACAGCTGAAGCAGCTCTTCAAGAGGGACCTgagttttttcagaaattttcttcaatagcTCC gcATATGGTAAACATATTTCTACTGATTTATCAACTAGGTACAGGCACTGTATACACGGTATTTATTGGTGAGAACATAAAAGAAGTATTATTATCCCATGGTGTTTCGATTGACTCACGGTGGGTGATGTTTGCCGCTCTAATGCCTCTAATACTTTTAAATTATGtcagaaatttgaaatatttggctCCATTATCCACTACTGCTAACTTTGTGACAATTGCAAGTTTTGGAATTATTGGTTACTACATGTTTTCTCGAGAGTTTTCGTTTGAGGGAAAGGAAGCATTtggagaaatgaaaaattatcccTTGTATTTCGGAACAGTTTTATTTGCTTTAGAAGCAATTGGTGTG ataatGCCGTTGGAAAACGAAATGAAAACCCCACAATACTTTGGAAGTACACTGGGAGTTTTGAATATTGGTATGGCAGTCATAGTATTGTTATATACCAGTATGGGATTTTTTGGATATATTGCTTATGGGGACAAAGTCGGTGGATCGATTTCGTATACAATTGGAAATGAATT accAGCTCAAATTTGCAAAATAATGTTGTCATTTGCAATATATATAACACATGGTCTTCAAATGTATCCTGCTATCGATACAGTCTGGAATCAATATTTAAAGACTTGGATAGGCAAAAGTGATCTTCTGTTATTTTGGGAATATCTCACGAGAACTCTGATGGTACTTTTTTGTT TTGGATTGGCTATAGCAGTTCCATACATCGAGCTGTTCATATCCCTATTTGGTGCTTTAACACTTTCTGCTTTAGGATTGGCTATACCAGCAATTCTAGATCTCAGTACATATTGGGATGATTTTCAAGGAATTAGAGGGattttaataattagtaaaaactGCTTAATCATATTAATAGGTGTATTTGGGCTTGTCATCGGGACTACTACAAGTCTTGGCGAAATCTACAAGAAATTTGCGCCAACGTGA
- the LOC130897350 gene encoding proton-coupled amino acid transporter-like protein CG1139 isoform X2 — protein sequence METLFHLLKGSLGTGILAMPLAFYHSGYLLGIIATALIGLLCTHCIHILIKCEYELCKRKKVPVMTYPATAEAALQEGPEFFQKFSSIAPHMVNIFLLIYQLGTGTVYTVFIGENIKEVLLSHGVSIDSRWVMFAALMPLILLNYVRNLKYLAPLSTTANFVTIASFGIIGYYMFSREFSFEGKEAFGEMKNYPLYFGTVLFALEAIGVIMPLENEMKTPQYFGSTLGVLNIGMAVIVLLYTSMGFFGYIAYGDKVGGSISYTIGNELPAQICKIMLSFAIYITHGLQMYPAIDTVWNQYLKTWIGKSDLLLFWEYLTRTLMVLFCFGLAIAVPYIELFISLFGALTLSALGLAIPAILDLSTYWDDFQGIRGILIISKNCLIILIGVFGLVIGTTTSLGEIYKKFAPT from the exons ATGGAAACTTTGTTTCACCTTCTTAAAGGAAGTTTGGGAACTGGCATCCTTGCCATGCCCTTAGCATTTTACCATTCAGGATATCTCTTAGGAATCATAGCTACAGCTCTTATAGGACTTTTATGTACGCATTGTATACACATATTGATTAAATGCGAATATGAACTATGTAAAAGGAAGAAAGTACCTGTGATGACTTATCCAGCTACAGCTGAAGCAGCTCTTCAAGAGGGACCTgagttttttcagaaattttcttcaatagcTCC gcATATGGTAAACATATTTCTACTGATTTATCAACTAGGTACAGGCACTGTATACACGGTATTTATTGGTGAGAACATAAAAGAAGTATTATTATCCCATGGTGTTTCGATTGACTCACGGTGGGTGATGTTTGCCGCTCTAATGCCTCTAATACTTTTAAATTATGtcagaaatttgaaatatttggctCCATTATCCACTACTGCTAACTTTGTGACAATTGCAAGTTTTGGAATTATTGGTTACTACATGTTTTCTCGAGAGTTTTCGTTTGAGGGAAAGGAAGCATTtggagaaatgaaaaattatcccTTGTATTTCGGAACAGTTTTATTTGCTTTAGAAGCAATTGGTGTG ataatGCCGTTGGAAAACGAAATGAAAACCCCACAATACTTTGGAAGTACACTGGGAGTTTTGAATATTGGTATGGCAGTCATAGTATTGTTATATACCAGTATGGGATTTTTTGGATATATTGCTTATGGGGACAAAGTCGGTGGATCGATTTCGTATACAATTGGAAATGAATT accAGCTCAAATTTGCAAAATAATGTTGTCATTTGCAATATATATAACACATGGTCTTCAAATGTATCCTGCTATCGATACAGTCTGGAATCAATATTTAAAGACTTGGATAGGCAAAAGTGATCTTCTGTTATTTTGGGAATATCTCACGAGAACTCTGATGGTACTTTTTTGTT TTGGATTGGCTATAGCAGTTCCATACATCGAGCTGTTCATATCCCTATTTGGTGCTTTAACACTTTCTGCTTTAGGATTGGCTATACCAGCAATTCTAGATCTCAGTACATATTGGGATGATTTTCAAGGAATTAGAGGGattttaataattagtaaaaactGCTTAATCATATTAATAGGTGTATTTGGGCTTGTCATCGGGACTACTACAAGTCTTGGCGAAATCTACAAGAAATTTGCGCCAACGTGA
- the LOC130897349 gene encoding uncharacterized protein DDB_G0280205 — MSELKPYQSCIKVKGINLLPPIITDTRRRELQKDKYQAIKLEKRLKLCRDLKKSLEELIALHSLANTANSSENKIIDSGISPSTNSILPKIKLSRDIIDITEYNNDGIRLININKDLPTGARPGQREYVEGQQLLLNSCSSDAYDTDSSLNRSTEVAVSSVQSSARDQLSNLSNGSSKRSLVHPSQPFTSSETSKKSKPSRASKSSKILKSPTSPPRRLIRSNSYTLEAPSPILLAHLKKCNTGISPNIQQLNPTLSRTWTSLENNFVPLEESEFSSINTVFNTNAACNEHSSEIHLNKLDNEEKSLPKEVEQKSPTIEVVQTDISVQQILVNANSDEVEKVKSSFNLSDPECQLIQVLKKIPEDYSRQIMEIIERQRSEHQIKVDNFEKKFSNPVNDNSTQKKDDNSIDNFNLSEVSNWSNYYTPSDTVSQYGHSDKMIEIDTCDEVSPYQESTNKSHEKSDNTFLPEENDDKLCERVSGSKIPEKDWSNVNINKPTFITDFDSSDDTISIKEKKPRFSRKLFLKNSDNTKKKWAANLICAHVKGYLTRRLLKTLRVQSLIDTIRDALICALELHKAEHIDEADVELHRRLINQVSAACYAFHDIFFSISIPEQMAIISADRKRLREKSRRPSSAPDIRRSMSNSSRSATKSFHSQSHTLMKI, encoded by the exons ATGTCTGAACTAAAGCCTTATCAGTCATGTATTAAAGTAAAAGGAATAAATCTTTTACCTCCTATA ATAACTGATACACGCCGCAGAGAACTTCAAAAAGACAAATATCAGgcaataaaattagaaaaacgaCTGAAACTTTGTAGAGATTTAAAAAAGAGTCTAGAAGAATTAATAGCTCTTCATTCGTTGGCAAACACTGCAAATtctagtgaaaataaaataatcgattcaGGAATATCCCCATCAACAAATTCTATACTACCTAAAATAAAACTTTCCAGGGATATTATTGATATTACGGAATATAACAATGATGGCATACGAttaattaacattaataaagatttaCCCACTGGTGCTAGACCTGGTCAAAGGGAGTATGTAGAAGGTCAACAATTATTACTTAATAGTTGTAGCAGTGATGCATATGATACTGATTCATCCTTAAATAGGTCAACAGAAGTTGCTGTATCATCAGTACAATCTAGTGCAAGAGATCAATTGTCAAATCTTTCTAACGGTTCATCAAAAAGAAGT ctGGTTCATCCCTCACAACCCTTTACATCATCAGAAACAAGTAAAAAATCAAAACCTTCTCGAGCTTCCAAATCatcgaaaatattgaaatctcCAACTTCCCCTCCAAGAAGACTGATCAGAAGCAATTCATATACTTTAGAAGCTCCCAGTCCAATACTTTTAGCCCatcttaaaaaatgtaatacTGGAATTTCTCCAAATATCCAGCAGTTAAATCCAACTCTATCTAGAACTTGGActtctttagaaaataattttgtaccaTTAGAGGAGAGTGAATTTAGTAGTATAAATACTGTGTTTAACACAAATGCTGCTTGCAATGAACATAGTTctgaaattcatttaaataaattagataatgaAGAGAAAAGTCTTCCAAAAGAAGTTGAGCAAAAATCGCCTACAATTGAG gttGTTCAAACTGATATTTCAGTACAACAAATATTGGTAAATGCTAATAGCGACGAAGTAGAAAAGGTTAAAAGCTCATTTAATCTATCAGATCCAGAATGTCAATTGATACAAGTTTTGAAAAAGATACCGGAAGATTATTCCAGacaaattatggaaataatagAAAGACAAAGATCAGAACATCAAATAAAAGTGgacaattttgaaaagaaatttagtaACCCAGTAAATGATAACTCTACTCAGAAAAAAGATGATAATTCAATTGACAATTTTAATCTCTCTGAGGTATCCAATTGGTCTAATTATTACACTCCATCAGATACTGTGTCTCAGTATGGTCATTCtgataaaatgattgaaatagaTACATGTGATGAAGTTTCCCCATATCAAGAATCCACAAATAAATCACACGAGAAATCTGACAACACCTTCCTTCctgaagaaaatgatgataagtTGTGCGAACGAGTTAGTGGTTCGAAAATACCTGAAAAAGACTGGAGtaatgttaatataaataagccAACATTTATTACTGATTTTGATTCATCTGATGATACTATctcaataaaagaaaaaaaaccgagatttagtagaaaattgtttttaaaaaattctgatAATACTAAAAAG AAGTGGGCAGCCAATTTAATTTGTGCACATGTTAAAGGTTACCTTACGAGAAGGCTTCTAAAAACGTTAAGGGTGCAGTCTTTGATAGATACCATTAGAGATGCTTTGATTTGTGCTTTAGAATTACATAAAGCCGAACACATCGATGAAGCAGATGTTGAATTACATAGAAGATTGATAAATCAG GTTTCAGCTGCTTGTTATGCTTTCCATGACATCTTCTTTTCTATTTCCATACCCGAACAAATGGCAATAATATCTGCAGATAGAAAACGATTAAGAGAAAAATCCAGAAGACCCTCATCTGCTCCAGATATTCGACGGTCAATGTCGAATTCTAGTCGATCTGCTACCAAGAGTTTTCATTCACAGTCACATACTTTGATGAAAATTTGA